The window atgGCATTCCACATTCATCTCCCCAGGTTACAATAAAGTATgtataaatatgtttatatattaaataaattatgtataaataatattaatataatttaatttttaacagtgcaaaagatataattaatttggaGATGATTGCAACTGAAGAAACAGTAACAAAAGAATCAAAAATGCCAAGTAAAGTTACTGTTAAAAGACCAATTGCAAAACGTGCAAATCGTTCAGTATCTGAATGTATACCAACAGCTGTATTATCAGCAGCACatgcatcaacatcatcatcatcagcaacaaAAAAAGTGAGTGAATTAATACATCAagaattatcaacatcatcatcgtcatcatcaaatggtaataaattaataaatgataatattaataatacaaaacaaaatcaaCGTAAATTAACACAACGACAAAAATGGATTGAACGTGATGAACAAGCATTTGGTACACCAATTGATCAATCATTAAATCAAgattttgattttgaaaaaaatttagcattatttaataaagaaGCTGTATgggaagaaataaataattcatcaaaaccAGATGTTATTAAACAatcagaaataaataaaggtaAATATCgtcatgatgaaaatataataatatcaaaaccaACAACATTAAGACAAATAATTGTACCAATATGTGATGATAAAGAATATGTTACTGATGATGGTTTAATTATACCAAGTATACCATTAGAATtacatagaaaattaattggtaCTGCTGATAGATTAGGAATAAGTTGGGAAAGAAGAGTTGAGCTATTAGGTAGAGCTGGTgctgaaataatattacaacttCTTGGT is drawn from Aphidius gifuensis isolate YNYX2018 linkage group LG3, ASM1490517v1, whole genome shotgun sequence and contains these coding sequences:
- the LOC122851740 gene encoding enhancer of mRNA-decapping protein 3; this translates as MGDNQFVGCMVSIKCVEQLGSYQGQIIDFNRETVTISKAFKNGIPHSSPQVTINAKDIINLEMIATEETVTKESKMPSKVTVKRPIAKRANRSVSECIPTAVLSAAHASTSSSSATKKVSELIHQELSTSSSSSSNGNKLINDNINNTKQNQRKLTQRQKWIERDEQAFGTPIDQSLNQDFDFEKNLALFNKEAVWEEINNSSKPDVIKQSEINKGKYRHDENIIISKPTTLRQIIVPICDDKEYVTDDGLIIPSIPLELHRKLIGTADRLGISWERRVELLGRAGAEIILQLLGGAHRLNPKNAHQWPTVVALCGPHRSGAAGVNCARQLSTHGIKTVVYVENSENINLLQELSLYKMTGNKVETNIDKLASCVDLIIVALCEEDSPRKISPVAKWVQNNRAPVISIDPPSIGTPGILSKISLLGVLPLSHDSSNGRLYLCNLALPNKIFSDVGITYRSPFGPKFVIPLHSDDS